The stretch of DNA AAAAATCATACCAATAAACAATTAGAACTTTTAAAAGCCACTCAAAAAGATTGGAATATAGAATTTCCTTTCGAGTTAGCTTTAAAAAACAATTTAACCAGTTTATTCAGTAAAAACACTTTTAACTTAGAATACTTCTCAGATTATAAAAGTGATACCATATATTTAAACACAAAAATAGAGCTAGGGAAACAACTATTTAATGACAAAAGGTTTTCTGTAAAAAATGATATGTCTTGTGCTACTTGCCATATTAAGGAAAAAGCCTTTACAGATGGAAAAGTAACTTTTAATAAAAATTTAAAAAGAAACTCACCTACCCTTACATATTCAGGTTTACAGAAAGCCTTTTTTTTAGATAATAGATCAGGTAGTTTAGAAGGACAAATAGCAGGAGTTGTTACTAACCATGATGAATTTAATGCTGACCTAAAACATATCGTCAAGGTCGTAAAAAGTGATAAAAACTACGCAAAGGCATTCGATACGCTATATTCAAGAGGAGCAAACGATATGAACATCAGACATTCTATTGCTTCATATGTTAGATCGCTAAATGAATTTAATTCAAAATTTGATAATAACATTAATGGAAAAGAAAATACGCTTACACATGCAGAAAAAAGGGGGTTTAACATATTTATAGGCAAAGCTGCATGCGCTACCTGTCATTTTCCTCCATTATTCAATGGTACAGTACCTCCAAACTTTAATGAGTCAGAGCTTGAAATTATTGGCGTTCCGGAAACAGAAGAAAACAAAAAGCTAGATGATGATCTAGGCCGTTATAACCTTTTTAAAACGGAAGAACGAAAAGGCGCTTTTAAAACGCCTTCTATTCGGAATGTGGAACTGACTGCTCCATATATGCATAACGGTGTTTATGAAAGTTTAGAACAAGTCATGGATTTTTATAACAAAGGTGGTGGCTCCGGATTAGGTTTCGATGTACCTCATCAAACATTACCATTTGACAATTTAGATCTTTCTGAAGAAGACATACAAGATATCATTGCTTTTATGAAAACACTCACCGATTACAGTATAAATTAAACAGTATAAACTTTTACTAATTTGCTAACAGACTTAAAGCTCTATTTTATCTAAAATTCATTGAAGTGGTATTAATTATAGTTGAATCAAGATAAAATATCATAGAGTGAGTAGACCTGACAGGTTTTAAAAACCTGTCAGGTCTCTTTAAAACATAAATGCCGATTATGTTAAATTATTATGATTTAGCCATACACACTGATATAATAATATCGATATTTTTTTTTCAAGCTCTAAAAAGAAAAAATCTATATATGTAAAGAATATTATGATTTACTTATTTTTTTCTCATAAGCACCTCTTAAACTAACAGTAACATATCCATATATCAATCCAAGAACACAATAAATTAGTTCCGTTTTTGCAGCAATTACAAAGCTTGCATTAGGGACATAAGACATGAATGCAAAAAATGCTCCAGCTCCAACAAAAATGGCTGGTATAAAATCTAACCATTTAACTTTTTCAAGAAAAATAACAGGTATTACCACTAAAAAAACGGCAAGAGGGAAAGCAAAAAATCCTAATCCAGCAAACTGACCACTTCCTAAGACCATAATTAAAATAGAAGCAATAATTCCCATCACATAGCCTAAAAGGGTTCGAACCCCTCCCTTAATATCACATCCTGCTAGAAAATACATGGCCCATGCCTGAAAAGCTATCCAGCCAAAACCTACATTTCCTACCGGCTCTACATGAAGGTGAAGAAGTTGATCTACAATTTGAATTGATCCAGCCAATAAAGCAATTAAAATTGGAATTGCAATAAATTTACGTAAACTCATAATATTTAAATTTTAGTGGTTATTAGATATTTTTTTTACCAAGTAACTTTGAACTCATTTAAACTTTTTCCGTTTAAGCGAAAATGAGACATTTTTTGACCATTTGAAGCCTTTTTTGAGTTGCATAGCAGAGCTACGGAAGAAGAAAAAGACAAAAAATGGGTGAAAAAGGATCGTTTTTTAGCAAATGAAAAAAGTTTAAATGAGTTCTTTTATTAAAAGCCGTCCGGTAAGAAGATCTAATAGACTTCTTACCAGGCAACCTGTAAATTAATTTTTATTATCCTTTTAATAGATGCTTATTCTTCAACAATAATTCGAAACCCTACATTAAATACTTTTTGATTAGATGCATATTTTTTTCGATAAAACGAACTGGCCTTTTCCGACCTATCCTTCCACGAGCCACCACGAACGGCTTTTTGAACTTTTAGATTTCCAGAATTTCTTCCATCATCATTTTTGTAAGGATATGGCTTATAATCAGAACGAGTCCATTCCGAAACATTTCCAATCATATCGTATAACCCCCATGGATTAGGTTTGTAAGAACCAACACTAACCGCCAACATACTACCATCATCTACAACTTTTGAACGTGGTATGTAATCAAAATAAGGGCGTAACGGATT from Flavivirga spongiicola encodes:
- a CDS encoding cytochrome-c peroxidase yields the protein MSVCLLLLSVSCIDKEKNNTEEQITKTDKLEKLYSNHLVMAYKHLDSIDITNNNDTNKKHYINSRTCFKKSEPILAYIEKENYKSLNAPNLLRIQEEDPTDIKINQPIGYQVIEENLFSESMDTLVLSRALKVTSGRLKLIEHNIDLNFKDYHILWLIRDAIVRMATTGLSNFDSPVLEASLSESGYVLGTLNDIFNIYQSNFKNKDLFQKWKTELINSQKILNTDFDSLDRYGFIKNHTNKQLELLKATQKDWNIEFPFELALKNNLTSLFSKNTFNLEYFSDYKSDTIYLNTKIELGKQLFNDKRFSVKNDMSCATCHIKEKAFTDGKVTFNKNLKRNSPTLTYSGLQKAFFLDNRSGSLEGQIAGVVTNHDEFNADLKHIVKVVKSDKNYAKAFDTLYSRGANDMNIRHSIASYVRSLNEFNSKFDNNINGKENTLTHAEKRGFNIFIGKAACATCHFPPLFNGTVPPNFNESELEIIGVPETEENKKLDDDLGRYNLFKTEERKGAFKTPSIRNVELTAPYMHNGVYESLEQVMDFYNKGGGSGLGFDVPHQTLPFDNLDLSEEDIQDIIAFMKTLTDYSIN
- a CDS encoding DUF1097 domain-containing protein encodes the protein MSLRKFIAIPILIALLAGSIQIVDQLLHLHVEPVGNVGFGWIAFQAWAMYFLAGCDIKGGVRTLLGYVMGIIASILIMVLGSGQFAGLGFFAFPLAVFLVVIPVIFLEKVKWLDFIPAIFVGAGAFFAFMSYVPNASFVIAAKTELIYCVLGLIYGYVTVSLRGAYEKKISKS